DNA sequence from the Malus sylvestris chromosome 10, drMalSylv7.2, whole genome shotgun sequence genome:
gcaagtctttctcCTCCACAATCCGTGTGAGTTTTGTGatcttttcattcatttgagctagTTGCTTCTCGATTGAAGTCACTTctatggtcatgacttgcatggctaagGTGCTGCTTTAGTCAGCATCAGAGAGTAGAAACTTGTAATACTTCTTCGGACTTTCCTCCCTTAGCGCACTTAGCGAGGACAGGGTGATCACGGGCTCGCGCCTTTGATGCTTCCCTTGCTTCTTCAACAACACCAACTTTGGAGTGGCATGTTGAAGAGTAGCAATCATCTTCGCCTTGCTCAGGGTTGTGACACCAGTGAATTCCCCACTTGAGGCAGGAGTGTTCAGGCTCCTTCCCTTGGTTTCAAGGACGGCTTTTCCCTTCTttgatgccattgattttgAGGTGTGGTTTGGATTTCTTGaatggagaaagagatgagaggtaaagATGGTCTCACttggcgtgccaaatttgtaaacacgaataAACCTGTGATGAATGGAACAAGAActcgtgtacaaaataatattttgtattaattttagggttacaatctcttttacaatttgatcctctgattctatcttcgTAAGGTGTAGATATATGGATAGGCTGTTGATCCAAaaggtcgtcggggcttgatcttaggatgaatggatcttcaaaagctttcggggcttgatcttggtgAACAGTTGTGAACGGATCTTCACGggcctttgggcttgatcttgatgaacgagGATGAACGAATCTTTAAGAGCCtttaggcttgatcttgatgaacgaggatggacggatcttcaagggccttcgaggcttgatcttaatgaacgatgaatggatcttcaagggcctttgggcttgatcttgatgaacaaggaacggatcttcaagggcctttgggcttgatcttgatgaacgaggatgaacggatcttcaaaggccttcgatgcttgatcttgatgaacagctgtgtggatttcttcaaggatttgacgaagaacgaagagagctttcttgatccttcaaGATTCTTGGGGAATTTTGGgaggttggatgcttgaaagctttagagtttcatagcttcaaggatttggggaattctcttccaatttgggagaaGAGAAATGTATATGTGAATTCGTCCCctgaaatgaatgaaattggcttctatttatagaaattttcaaggcctaattttgaatatcatattcagatgaaataaatcatttctaccaagtgttgacacgtgtcctactTGATGACTTATACgattttttcgatttttcgttgactcacacgctacgtgtaaaatttatgtaacacGTGAAAAGTGAAATTTTAATGCAttagtcaacatttatttcaccgaaatttcgatgtctacattgacaaacaaaaagaaaagttctCATAGCGATTAGTGATTAAAACTCTGTAATTAAGTTTTgctttctttcaaaaaaaaaaggaaaaaaaaacagtgagACACCTTTGGTTAAAGGTTTAGGATTGAGGAAAGAGGAATTGGAAGATGAAGGAGAAAGGCAATCAAATCCAAACAGAAAATAACCTAAAAGTGCAAATATTAATCTTGTTCTCAAGAAATGTATGTTAGACAAGAAACAATATCACGTCAGAATATATGCATACGCATACATATATGTAAATGTATGGGTAatactagggagactaaatttgaagacaaaatttgtaaactaaatgatgtgccACTAATAGAATgggcacgtttatcaacgcttaagtaataatccaatcatcaacttccatgtcatttagtttacaaaatttcgTTTACAAAtatagtctccctaacattatccaTGTGTattacgtgtgtgtgtgttggtcGTTTGAGCTAGCGTTCGTAAGCTATTTTCAATGGCAAGGGAatcaaattgaagatcaaacttgTATAAACATATATGACAACATAATTTCTTCTTTACACACAAGTTCTTCCAACTTGAAAGGGAAGATAAGATGTAATTGGCAACAGTTACacatatataagtgaaataTCCTATGACGTTTCGAAAGAAAGAAATTCTTATCAGGAAACAAGTGCATCAAACACCGATTATTTAAGCATTCGCCATTTTATGCCTAGTGGACTTGACCCTTGTCGTCGCCATCAACTTGCTTAGCTTTCTGAAGCAAGGCATTTGCTTCTCTCCACTTATGGTATTTACCAAACAATACCTCCATATCTTCAAGGGTTCGGCCCTGTGTCTCTGGGTACAACATATAAAAGAAGACCCAACCAACCGCAGCAATTCCCGCGTAAAGAAAGAAGGCTCCCCCAATCGTGATGGCCTTATACAATGAAATAAAAGTCATGGAGATGACCCCGCTCGTCACCCTATTTACGGCCACTCCCATACTACACCCTTGCGCGCGCAGCTGCAGTGGGAAGATCTCGGAGCTGTAGACCCATGTAATCGGCCCCAGCCCGATGGAGAAAAACGCAACGTTAAGTAATACCATGGTGATGCACAACACGATGGCCCACATGATCTTTCCGTGCTGTTGATCAACGATCGTAAGGCTTGCACCGAGACAGCTAAGTGAAAATACCATTCCAGCCACGCTAGTCAAAAGCAAAGGACGCCTTCCAAACTTATCAAGGAAAACCGTGGCGACTAAGATGAAAATAGTCTTGACAACTCCAACAGCCACCGTTGCGAGCAGCTTGTGATCGTAGGAGGTGATTCCTGCCTTTTCGAAGATCCTGGGGCTGTACAAAACGACAGAGTCTATACCTGACGATTGTTCAAAGAAGTGGATACCAAGAGCTGCGATTAAAATATGGCGAACGGCTGGTGTGGGATGAAGGAGCAATTCTTTCCACACGCCTTCACCGTGGCTGCGTTTAGATACCTGAACAAGGTCGTCGTTGGACTCTTTGGGGATTCCTGCGGCTTCTTTGATGTCATCTAGTCTGAGCTGACACTCTTCTATGGATTCTGAGGTTTTTTGTAGAACTCGCTTGGCGTCTCCAAGTCGCCCTTGCATGACGAGCCAACGAGGTGACTCGGGCATGGCTAAGACACCGACGGCAAGAATAACAGATGGAAATGCGCCGACACCGAGCATGATCCTCCAGTTCAAGTGAATGGGGAGCTTGGAGAAGGCATAGTTGGATACGTACCCCAGTAATATGCCAATATTAACAAACACCTACAcatttgcaaaacaaatcgaATCCATAAATATGAAGCAGATCTTTGAAGAAATAAGATTCACGTGAAATGTTTGAGGTCTGCACCTTTTTATCTGTCCAACCTCACAGCAAACATAAATTTTACCTTTTAACAGTGTAGTATGATGTTCACAACATAAATTCAAACTTGTTACAGTAATACTATGtcattatattttatttactaACCTGAACATTATTATATGATATTGGAGTGTAAACTTTGATTACTATAGTGTAATCTCACATTTCTTGTAATTCAGACGTTTAATGTTAATTTCAAGTTGCAACACAATTAAACGTGAAGGCAAGGAGCCCAAAAATGAATAATGATTATAATATTCTATGAAGTTTATTAACAATAACTTAATTAGCATTACCCataaataaatgtctacttGAAAAATAGATAATCGTATTGGAATACATAATGCAAAATAGAATGATATATAAATTATGAAGTGTTggaacatattgaaaatattGTGAATAAGCATATAATTAGTATTTATCGAAGAATCCAACAAGTCTCttataatttattaaataataaaatgtaaaatagaagttatctattttttgtctatGTGAGAGTCGTGACTTAGGCGGTCATCTAggcacatttttttattttttaaacctcTAGAAATTAATCGTGACAATGGTCAACAATGCTTAAGTGGGACATTTTAGAACATTGATATAGTGTTTCCAATGATTTTTTGACAAACGCTTCTGAGACTTTATTATATGATAACATAATATTGTAATGTGACAAACCTCGGGAAAAGATGTGAGGAAGCCACGAAACGAGGCCGGAGAGATCTCGGCAGTGTAGACGGGAGCTATCATAAGAGCATAGCCAACTCCAACTCCGGCAACAAATCGCCCGAACATGAGGAAGGCGTAGTTAGGGGCAAAGCCCATGAGGAGAGCTCCAATAAAGAAGATTGTTCCTGCAAGTACTATGGTGTACCGGCGTCCAATCCAGTCGGAGGTTCTACCAGCTAAGGCGGAGCCAATAAGGGAGTAGAGGTTCAAAGTACCGTTCATAATTTCGACTTGAACATCACTGATTTTGAGGTTTTCTTTAATGAAGAGTGACGCTCCACTCATTACACCAATATCTGTACATAAAAGTGGAACAAACATGCATTCCATGTGAAGATAACTTTCTTTCAAAGTAGAAaactactaaaaatttcaaaagaaaaaaattacaacTTTAAATTTTCTTCTCTAGTGTTCtttaaagtagaaaaaaaaggtaaagcTGTTTTTAAAAGTTTCTCCAAATTAGTCAATAAGCACTCTTCTCGTTTATCTAGCTTGTTTCATAAGATATATG
Encoded proteins:
- the LOC126586110 gene encoding polyol transporter 5-like is translated as MEMTDRRAEDKTITGQAQNTSIADFDPPKKAKTKKFAIACGVLASMTSILLGYDIGVMSGASLFIKENLKISDVQVEIMNGTLNLYSLIGSALAGRTSDWIGRRYTIVLAGTIFFIGALLMGFAPNYAFLMFGRFVAGVGVGYALMIAPVYTAEISPASFRGFLTSFPEVFVNIGILLGYVSNYAFSKLPIHLNWRIMLGVGAFPSVILAVGVLAMPESPRWLVMQGRLGDAKRVLQKTSESIEECQLRLDDIKEAAGIPKESNDDLVQVSKRSHGEGVWKELLLHPTPAVRHILIAALGIHFFEQSSGIDSVVLYSPRIFEKAGITSYDHKLLATVAVGVVKTIFILVATVFLDKFGRRPLLLTSVAGMVFSLSCLGASLTIVDQQHGKIMWAIVLCITMVLLNVAFFSIGLGPITWVYSSEIFPLQLRAQGCSMGVAVNRVTSGVISMTFISLYKAITIGGAFFLYAGIAAVGWVFFYMLYPETQGRTLEDMEVLFGKYHKWREANALLQKAKQVDGDDKGQVH